One Primulina huaijiensis isolate GDHJ02 chromosome 5, ASM1229523v2, whole genome shotgun sequence DNA segment encodes these proteins:
- the LOC140977563 gene encoding cytochrome b561 domain-containing protein At4g18260, whose translation MHTLQNKFYIIIFTLLFLLNSGECSSNERNKEASHHKNITKQVMNPQKRYDMALHGILLWASIGFLMPVGILTIRMSSTKGFNLRKHKILFHVHAVFQVISVLLATIGAALSIRNFENAFNNSHQRIGLAIYGAIYVQVLVGFKRPKRGTRDRSGWYLLHWILGTIISLVGILNIYTGLQAYHKRTSNSSKLWTIIFTAQISFMAILYLFQDKWDYMQKQRIVDNGDTMISQVELDNQKDEPSRKSSALGTHFSRNNALNKLFQST comes from the exons ATGCATACACTTCAAAATAAGTTCTATATCATAATCTTTACTCTTCTGTTTCTTCTTAATTCTGGTGAATGCTCATCTAATGAACGGAACAAAGAAGCAAGTCATCACAAAAACATCACCAAACAA GTGATGAATCCTCAAAAAAGATATGATATGGCCCTTCACGGGATTCTTTTATGGGCTTCGATCGGATTCTTGATGCCGGTTGGAATATTAACAATTAGAATGTCTAGCACAAAGGGCTTCAATCTCAGAAAGCACAAAATATTGTTCCATGTTCATGCAGTTTTCCAG GTGATTTCAGTGCTGCTAGCCACAATTGGAGCAGCTTTATCAATCAGAAATTTTGAGAATGCATTCAACAACAGTCACCAAAGAATAGGGCTAGCAATCTATGGGGCCATTTATGTACAAGTTCTTGTTGGCTTCAAAAGGCCTAAAAG AGGAACTAGAGATAGAAGTGGATGGTATCTTTTGCATTGGATACTTGGAACAATAATCTCTTTGGTGGGGATCTTAAACATTTACACAGGTTTACAAGCATACCATAAAAGGACATCAAATAGCTCGAAACTTTGGACTATAATTTTCACTGCTCAAATCTCATTCATGGCAATCTTGTATCTTTTTCAAGACAAATGGGATTACATGCAAAAACAAAGGATTGTAGATAATGGTGACACAATGATTTCCCAAGTTGAATTGGACAACCAAAAGGATGAGCCATCCAGGAAGAGCAGTGCACTTGGGACTCACTTTTCAAGAAATAATGCCCTCAATAAGTTGTTTCAatcaacatga
- the LOC140976902 gene encoding high mobility group B protein 14, with translation MTNGRKTRSSDSSSASLSTKITSSRNHGETALAVKSSKSTKKSSRKANWTKSKKRGAKFEDMKPKKPPTAFFYFLEDFRKEYQEQNPDVKSMRDIGKACGQKWKTMTYEEKVHYYDVATKKRAEFDTAMADFVKRKESGRFEEDDDDSEFGG, from the exons ATGACGAATGGAAGAAAAACTCGTTCTAGTGATTCATCTTCAGCTTCTCTTTCTACCAAAATCACCTCAAGCCGAAACCACGG GGAAACGGCACTGGCAGTGAAATCATCGAAGAGTACGAAAAAGTCCTCGAGAAAGGCCAATTGGACGAAGTCTAAGAAAAGGGGGGCAAAGTTTGAAGATATGAAGCCCAAGAAACCGCCAACAGCTTTCTTCTACTTCTT GGAAGATTTTCGTAAGGAATATCAGGAACAGAATCCAGACGTCAAGTCAATGCGAGAT ATTGGGAAGGCGTGTGGACAAAAGTGGAAAACAATGACGTACGAG GAAAAGGTGCATTATTATGATGTTGCTACCAAGAAACGGGCCGAATTTGATACAGCTATGGCAGACTTTGTTAAAAGAAAG GAAAGTGGGAGGTTTGAAGAGGACGATGATGACTCAGAGTTTGGTGGGTGA
- the LOC140976904 gene encoding CSC1-like protein ERD4 → MDFSSFLTSLGTSFVIFLVLMCLFTLLSRRPGNNVIYYPNRILKGLDPYESIRVTRNPFDWIREAFSSTESDVIRMSGVDSAVYFVFLTTVLGIFVLGGIVLLPVLLPIAATARGALKANDSTSKGSFNDLEKLAMGHIPEKSPRLWAFLAATYWISFVAYYLLWKAYRHVSDVRATALLSAEVKNEQFAILVRDIPPVPVGQTRKEQVDSYFKTIYPETFYRSMVVTDNKKVNKIYGELEGYRKKFARAEVIYTESKQTGNPEGTRPTTKTGFLGLFGKKVDALEYYDEKIQESIPKLETEQKLTLKDKQLRSALIFFNDRKTAAAASQSLHATMVNTWMVLDAPEPRQLIWTNLPKKFYGRQLRQYLIYFLVFLTIFFYMIPIGFVSALTTLPNLRKVLPFLKVIVDQPALKTVLEAYLPQLALIIFLALLPKFLLFLSKAEGIPSESHAQRAASGKYFYFSVLNVFIGFTISSSLFTELKTIEKKPRSIIDILATNLPGSATFFLTFVALKFFVGYGLELSRIVPLIIFHLKRKYLCKTEAEVREAWAPGDLGYITRVPGDLLIATIVLCYSVIAPIIIPFGVVYFGLSWLVFRNQVLKVYVPSYESYGRMWPHIHNRIVAALFLFQLTMFGYFGVKKFYYAPLLIPLLILSLIFAYICGKKYYGSFQHPALEVACHEVKETLNMELVFRSFIPASLSSDKADEDQFEDALSHVSRSGSTL, encoded by the exons ATGGATTTCAGTTCGTTCTTGACGTCTTTGGGGACGTCTTTTGTGATATTCTTGGTGTTGATGTGTTTGTTCACTTTGCTGTCTCGCCGACCTGGAAACAATGTGATATACTACCCGAATCGGATACTCAAGGGCTTGGATCCGTACGAGAGCATTCGGGTCACACGCAACCCATTTGATTGGATCAGGGAGGCCTTCTCCTCCACTGAATCTGATGTCATCAGAATGTCGGGCGTTGATTCTGCTGTTTACTTCGTTTTCCTAACAACCG TGTTAGGAATTTTCGTTTTGGGCGGAATCGTGCTTCTGCCTGTACTGTTACCAATCGCGGCAACTGCTCGCGGCGCTCTTAAGGCCAACGATTCGACCAGTAAAGGATCTTTTAATGACCTTGAGAAGTTAGCTATGGGGCATATTCCA GAAAAGAGCCCGCGGTTGTGGGCGTTTTTGGCCGCTACCTATTGGATCTCGTTTGTTGCATACTACCTCCTGTGGAAGGCGTATAGACACGTATCCGATGTGAGAGCAACGGCTCTTTTGTCGGCTGAGGTGAAGAACGAGCAGTTCGCTATACTTGTCCGAGACATACCTCCCGTTCCGGTGGGTCAAACTAGGAAGGAACAAGTCGACTCTTATTTTAAGACCATCTATCCAGAGACGTTTTACAGGTCAATGGTGGTCACAGACAATAAGAAG GTGAATAAAATTTATGGAGAGTTGGAAGGATATAGAAAGAAGTTCGCACGAGCAGAAGTCATATATACAGAGTCGAAGCAAACGGGTAATCCAGAAGGAACTAGACCAACTACTAAAACTGGCTTCCTCGGTCTTTTTGGTAAAAAGGTTGATGCACTAGAATACTACGATGAAAAGATTCAAGAATCGATCCCGAAACTAGAAACAGAGCAAAAGCTCACGCTGAAAGACAAGCAACTACGTTCAGCTCTCATCTTCTTTAACGACCGCAAAACTGCAGCTGCTGCCTCACAAAGTCTACACGCCACTATGGTCAACACTTGGATGGTACTTGATGCTCCGGAACCCCGGCAGCTAATATGGACTAATCTTCCCAAAAAATTTTATGGCAGGCAGCTTCGACAATACCTCATCTACTTCCTCGTGTTTTTGACCATATTCTTTTACATGATCCCGATTGGGTTCGTTTCCGCATTGACTACTCTTCCTAACTTGAGAAAGGTTCTCCCGTTTCTAAAAGTAATTGTTGATCAGCCCGCACTAAAGACAGTACTTGAGGCGTACTTGCCTCAGCTCGCACTGATAATATTTCTGGCTTTGCTGCCGAAATTTCTGTTGTTTCTATCTAAGGCCGAGGGTATCCCTTCAGAGAGTCACGCCCAAAGGGCTGCATCAGGAAAATATTTCTACTTTTCGGTTCTAAATGTATTCATCGGTTTTACTATCAGTTCGTCTCTTTTCACCGAACTTAAGACCATTGAGAAGAAGCCACGTTCTATCATCGATATACTAGCAACCAACCTCCCTGGCAGTGCTACGTTCTTCTTGACCTTTGTGGCCTTGAA GTTCTTTGTTGGATATGGGCTCGAGTTATCACGAATTGTTCCCTTGATAATATTCCACCTAAAGCGGAAGTATCTCTGTAAAACTGAAGCAGAGGTGAGAGAAGCTTGGGCTCCCGGAGATCTTGGATACATCACTAGAGTTCCGGGTGACCTGCTGATCGCTACTATCGTTCTCTGCTATTCCGTCATAGCGCCTATTATAATTCCATTTGGTGTGGTGTACTTTGGCTTATCATGGCTCGTTTTTCGTAATCAG GTACTCAAAGTTTACGTCCCTTCGTATGAGAGCTACGGAAGAATGTGGCCACACATTCACAATCGAATCGTAGCAGCCTTGTTTTTGTTCCAACTCACGATGTTTGGTTATTTTGGAGTAAAGAAATTCTACTATGCACCCCTCCTAATCCCTCTCCTGATTCTCTCTCTCATCTTTGCCTACATCTGTGGCAAAAAATACTACGGATCTTTCCAGCATCCGGCACTCGAAGTCGCCTGCCACGAGGTGAAAGAAACTTTAAACATGGAACTTGTTTTCAGGTCATTCATTCCAGCAAGTTTGAGCTCTGATAAAGCTGATGAAGATCAGTTTGAAGATGCTCTATCTCATGTCTCAAGATCGGGTTCTACCCTCTGA